One Rhinolophus sinicus isolate RSC01 linkage group LG06, ASM3656204v1, whole genome shotgun sequence DNA window includes the following coding sequences:
- the GFOD1 gene encoding glucose-fructose oxidoreductase domain-containing protein 1 isoform X2 produces MMSAAHYYPKLMSIMGNVLRFLPAFVRMKQLIEEGYVGELLVCEVQVHSGSLLGKKYNWSCDDLMGGGGLHSVGTYIIDLLTFLTGQKAVKVHGLLKTFVKQTDHIKGIRQITSDDFCTFQMVLEGGVCCTVTLNFNVPGEFKQDVTVVGSAGRLLAVGTDLYGQRNSAPEQELLLQDATPVSNSLLPEKAFSDIPSPYLRGTIKMMQAVRQAFQDQDDRRTWDGRPLTMAATFDDCLYALCVVDTIKRSSQTGEWQNIAIMTEEPELSPAYLISEAMRRSRMSLYC; encoded by the coding sequence ATGATGTCAGCCGCCCACTACTACCCCAAGCTCATGAGCATCATGGGCAACGTGCTGCGCTTCCTGCCGGCCTTCGTGCGCATGAAGCAGCTCATCGAGGAGGGCTACGTGGGCGAGCTGCTGGTGTGCGAGGTGCAGGTGCACAGCGGGAGCCTGCTGGGCAAGAAGTACAACTGGAGCTGCGACGACTTGATGGGCGGCGGCGGCCTGCACTCGGTGGGCACCTACATAATCGACCTGCTCACCTTCCTCACCGGCCAGAAAGCCGTCAAGGTCCACGGCCTGCTCAAGACCTTCGTGAAGCAGACCGACCACATCAAGGGCATCCGCCAGATCACCAGCGACGACTTCTGCACCTTCCAGATGGTGCTGGAGGGTGGGGTGTGCTGCACTGTCACCCTCAACTTCAACGTGCCAGGCGAGTTCAAGCAGGACGTGACCGTGGTGGGCTCGGCCGGGCGCCTCCTGGCAGTGGGCACAGACCTGTACGGGCAGCGCAACAGCGCCCCGGAGCAGGAGCTGCTGCTGCAGGACGCCACTCCTGTCAGCAACTCCCTGCTGCCGGAGAAGGCCTTCAGCGACATCCCCTCGCCCTACCTGCGCGGTACCATCAAGATGATGCAGGCCGTGCGCCAGGCCTTCCAGGACCAGGACGACCGGCGCACGTGGGACGGACGGCCTCTCACCATGGCGGCCACCTTCGATGACTGCCTGTACGCCCTGTGCGTGGTGGACACCATCAAGAGGTCCAGCCAGACGGGCGAGTGGCAGAACATTGCCATTAT